A window from bacterium encodes these proteins:
- a CDS encoding cystathionine beta-synthase yields MLFDNILQVVGKTPMVKLHRIGSQLACRLYAKCEFLNPGGSLKDRIGRSMVEAAEAEGRIKAGDTLIEPTSGNTGIGIALAGAVRGYRVIITMPEKMSREKQVVLEALGAEIIRTPTEAAFDSPESHLSVARRLQSELPNAHILDQYANPNNPRVHYQETAQEILDDLDGQVDMVVMGAGTGGSITGVAKRIKEVCPKCLIVGADPVGSILGGGSEVGTYKVEGIGYDFVPAVLERELVDEWVKTTDQHSFLLARRLIREEGLLVGGSSGAVMYAALQKAPKLKAGQNCVVVLPDGVRNYMTKFVDNKWMRDNGFFESPALTGKVGDLMAQHALRPALICAEDVQTLRDVVAVMRQQGISQLPVTSGGVLVGMISESDLMEFLASGAGDANAIVSKCMNRQVAVVGLHTPISTLQESLRQSNAVVVVDHERKPLSILTRIDLLDYLARAAGEGSPA; encoded by the coding sequence ATGCTATTCGACAACATCCTGCAGGTCGTGGGCAAAACGCCCATGGTGAAACTGCATCGCATTGGCTCGCAGTTGGCGTGCCGGCTCTATGCCAAGTGTGAGTTTCTCAATCCCGGCGGCTCACTCAAAGATCGCATCGGCCGCAGCATGGTGGAAGCGGCAGAGGCGGAAGGCCGGATCAAAGCGGGCGACACGCTGATCGAGCCGACCAGCGGCAACACCGGCATCGGCATTGCGCTGGCCGGCGCGGTGCGCGGCTACCGCGTCATCATCACCATGCCCGAAAAAATGAGCCGCGAAAAACAAGTCGTGCTCGAGGCCCTGGGCGCCGAGATCATTCGCACGCCCACCGAGGCCGCCTTCGATTCTCCGGAGAGCCACCTCAGCGTGGCGCGGCGGCTGCAATCCGAATTGCCCAACGCTCACATTCTCGACCAATACGCCAACCCCAACAACCCGCGCGTGCATTATCAAGAAACCGCCCAGGAAATCCTGGATGACCTGGACGGCCAAGTCGACATGGTGGTGATGGGCGCCGGCACCGGCGGCTCGATCACCGGCGTGGCCAAACGCATCAAGGAAGTCTGCCCCAAGTGCCTCATCGTCGGCGCCGACCCGGTGGGTTCCATTCTCGGCGGCGGCAGCGAGGTCGGCACTTACAAAGTCGAAGGCATCGGCTATGATTTCGTGCCGGCGGTGTTGGAGCGCGAGCTGGTTGACGAGTGGGTGAAGACCACGGATCAGCATTCGTTTCTGCTGGCGCGGCGCTTGATTCGGGAAGAAGGCCTGCTGGTGGGCGGCTCGAGCGGCGCGGTCATGTATGCGGCGCTGCAAAAGGCGCCCAAACTCAAAGCCGGCCAGAATTGCGTGGTGGTGCTGCCCGATGGCGTGCGCAACTACATGACGAAATTCGTCGACAACAAATGGATGCGCGACAACGGCTTCTTTGAATCTCCGGCGCTGACCGGCAAAGTCGGTGACCTCATGGCGCAGCATGCCCTGCGGCCCGCGTTGATTTGCGCGGAAGACGTGCAGACGCTGCGGGACGTGGTGGCGGTCATGCGCCAGCAGGGCATCTCGCAGTTGCCGGTCACCTCCGGCGGCGTGCTGGTCGGCATGATTTCCGAAAGCGATCTCATGGAATTCCTGGCTTCGGGCGCGGGCGATGCCAATGCCATCGTTTCGAAATGTATGAACCGGCAGGTGGCGGTGGTGGGCCTGCACACGCCGATTTCCACACTGCAGGAGTCGCTGCGGCAAAGCAACGCCGTGGTGGTCGTGGATCACGAGCGCAAGCCGCTGAGCATCCTCACCCGCATCGACTTGCTGGATTATCTCGCCCGCGCCGCAGGAGAGGGTTCGCCTGCCTGA
- a CDS encoding PAS domain S-box protein, with translation MKTHALLPLLAALVSALLPGYSTAQMLQIHKYGTAQGLPQSEIIEIYQDRQGYIWFGTYENGVARYDGSRMKHFSVEAGLAHASVRAIVQDRWNNLWIGTENGLSCLTPGETIFNFTTREGLPSNQIFSLREDDQGNLWVGTSNGLCRGVVPDKIATARQERPALTFTKYPFADTSADTVVRTIVIAPDRQLWAGTGDGIYLLQAGQLVVAPETQTLQDDFVRELLFTPDSTLWIGTSGGLYRLQQHRLESVFTPVQPRDENIYALAADHVGNLWIGTRSGLSKFDGRSFVHYETRHGLPNNFVRTLLVDYENNIWVGTIGAGAGKIFGWNIQNYTREVGLPVNVVYSFLEDRNGRVWIGTGGGGLAVVARDTVTVFDARTVLPDNFVHGLAQSPSGDIWVATNGGAARWRNGSWRKFTEREDGLPHGSLRHVLCAPNGEVWFSSAGGGAIRYHNERFESFTTAQGLPHNSVTQIHLDRRGRLWMATDAGLFMRDANGQPHVFDHFENLVAPTIYCICEDHTGALWFGTRFGGALHCENDGFKVIDASDGLPSRTIYFIAEDGRQRLWFGTNDGVAYQQNSTYAYLNAAAGLADNECNTRAALLDRQGWMWFGTIAGASRVNVHAVPFRSVPPRVDILALEWQGRLFHRFDAVAMTSSDANVLNFRLGTLSFLNENANRNFVMLQGFDSDWKDLGAEREIRYTNLAPKQYQLLVRGQNALGLSSADTARFAFAVKPEFYETTAFFAGCAVLFAGLIYGGFRFRVHQVRARERELEQAVAEKTTRLQETHSFLATVKESLPIGLLVLDARGLIVEVNRAAQELFGFSAEEMRGRELHALLSSPLLKRDAVWEALAGQKAEIDLMGLHQSGKRFVCQVHSDHVNDSAGRLHFLILTCENIDERKELEAKLIENEKQLAMIDLMAGMGDVLNNKLAGIQGYIDVLKTELAQLANAESARAIAWVQGAIHDMSKVIRQLIDCSAYLVKQPVITTDLRQELRGLEQRWSDKITFRLAAMPQPLPVAVISKFRNALDEAVLNSIEAEATQITIAVETLPSVARVRMLMTDNGRGIPLEDVTKVFLPFFKTKGAPHSGLGLWKLYQVIKQCGGAAEVVALPHGGTQLRLTLPLQSSENDEAMVAAHRMRMTEPR, from the coding sequence ATGAAAACCCACGCGCTTCTCCCGCTGCTGGCTGCGCTGGTGTCGGCTCTGCTGCCCGGCTACAGCACCGCGCAGATGCTGCAGATTCACAAATACGGCACGGCGCAGGGCCTGCCGCAAAGCGAAATCATCGAGATCTATCAGGATCGGCAGGGGTACATTTGGTTTGGCACGTATGAAAACGGCGTGGCGCGCTACGACGGCAGCCGCATGAAACATTTCTCAGTCGAGGCCGGGCTGGCGCATGCCTCGGTGCGCGCGATCGTGCAGGATCGATGGAATAATTTGTGGATCGGCACCGAAAATGGCCTCTCCTGTCTCACGCCCGGAGAAACCATCTTCAACTTCACCACGCGTGAGGGCCTGCCGTCCAATCAAATTTTCAGCCTGCGGGAGGATGACCAAGGCAATCTCTGGGTCGGCACCAGCAACGGACTGTGCCGGGGTGTCGTGCCCGACAAAATCGCCACGGCCCGGCAGGAGCGGCCGGCATTGACTTTCACCAAGTATCCATTCGCTGACACCAGCGCCGATACGGTGGTGCGCACGATCGTGATCGCGCCCGATCGTCAACTCTGGGCTGGCACGGGCGACGGCATCTACCTGTTGCAAGCGGGCCAACTGGTGGTGGCGCCGGAAACACAAACGCTGCAAGATGACTTCGTGCGCGAGCTGTTGTTCACGCCGGACAGCACGCTGTGGATCGGCACCAGCGGTGGCCTCTACCGGCTGCAGCAGCACCGCCTCGAATCCGTTTTCACGCCGGTGCAGCCGCGGGATGAAAATATCTATGCGCTCGCGGCGGATCACGTCGGCAATTTGTGGATCGGCACGCGTTCGGGCTTGAGCAAGTTCGATGGCCGCAGCTTCGTGCATTATGAAACCCGGCACGGCCTGCCCAACAACTTTGTGCGCACCCTGCTGGTCGATTATGAGAACAACATCTGGGTCGGCACCATCGGCGCCGGCGCCGGCAAAATATTCGGATGGAACATCCAGAACTACACGCGCGAGGTCGGGCTGCCGGTCAATGTCGTCTACAGCTTTCTGGAAGATCGCAACGGCCGGGTGTGGATCGGCACAGGCGGCGGCGGACTGGCGGTCGTGGCCCGCGATACGGTCACCGTCTTTGATGCCCGCACCGTGCTGCCGGACAACTTCGTGCACGGTCTGGCGCAATCACCCTCCGGCGACATTTGGGTGGCCACCAATGGCGGGGCAGCGCGCTGGCGCAACGGAAGCTGGCGCAAATTCACCGAACGCGAAGACGGCCTGCCCCACGGCAGTTTACGCCACGTGCTTTGTGCCCCCAACGGCGAAGTATGGTTCAGCAGCGCCGGCGGTGGCGCGATTCGTTATCACAATGAGCGCTTCGAGTCCTTCACCACAGCGCAGGGACTGCCGCACAACTCGGTCACGCAGATTCACCTGGATCGCCGCGGCCGCTTGTGGATGGCAACCGATGCCGGCTTGTTCATGCGCGATGCCAACGGCCAGCCGCATGTGTTTGACCATTTCGAAAATCTGGTCGCGCCCACCATCTATTGCATTTGCGAAGATCACACTGGCGCGCTCTGGTTCGGCACGCGCTTCGGCGGCGCCTTGCACTGTGAAAACGATGGCTTCAAAGTCATCGATGCCAGCGATGGTTTGCCGAGCCGGACCATTTACTTCATTGCCGAAGACGGCCGGCAGCGCCTGTGGTTCGGCACGAATGACGGCGTTGCTTACCAGCAAAATTCCACGTATGCATATCTCAACGCTGCCGCCGGCCTCGCCGACAATGAATGCAACACCCGCGCCGCCCTGCTCGACCGGCAGGGTTGGATGTGGTTCGGCACTATCGCCGGCGCTTCGCGCGTGAACGTGCACGCCGTGCCCTTTCGCTCCGTGCCGCCGCGCGTGGACATTCTTGCGTTGGAATGGCAGGGCAGACTGTTTCACCGCTTCGATGCCGTGGCCATGACTTCCAGCGATGCGAACGTGTTGAATTTCAGGCTGGGCACACTCTCTTTTCTCAACGAAAACGCCAATCGCAATTTCGTGATGCTGCAGGGTTTCGACAGCGACTGGAAGGACCTGGGCGCCGAACGCGAAATTCGCTACACCAACCTGGCGCCGAAACAATACCAGCTCCTGGTGCGCGGCCAAAACGCTTTGGGCCTGTCCTCCGCCGATACCGCCCGCTTCGCTTTTGCGGTGAAACCGGAATTCTATGAGACCACCGCCTTCTTCGCCGGCTGTGCCGTGTTGTTCGCGGGATTGATCTATGGCGGCTTCCGTTTCCGCGTGCATCAGGTGCGCGCGCGCGAACGCGAGCTGGAACAGGCGGTGGCCGAGAAAACCACCCGCTTGCAGGAGACGCACTCGTTTCTCGCCACCGTCAAGGAATCGCTGCCCATCGGCCTGCTGGTGTTGGATGCCCGCGGCCTGATCGTCGAAGTCAATCGTGCCGCGCAGGAATTGTTCGGCTTTTCCGCCGAGGAGATGCGCGGCCGCGAGCTGCACGCCCTGCTTTCCAGTCCGCTGCTCAAGCGTGACGCGGTGTGGGAAGCGCTCGCGGGCCAGAAGGCCGAAATCGATCTCATGGGCTTGCACCAAAGCGGCAAGCGCTTCGTTTGCCAGGTGCATTCCGACCATGTCAATGACAGCGCGGGCCGCCTGCATTTCCTCATCCTCACCTGCGAAAACATCGATGAGCGCAAAGAGCTGGAGGCCAAGCTCATCGAGAATGAAAAGCAGCTCGCCATGATCGACTTGATGGCCGGCATGGGCGACGTGTTGAACAACAAACTCGCCGGCATCCAGGGCTACATCGACGTGTTGAAAACCGAGCTGGCCCAGCTTGCCAATGCCGAATCTGCGCGCGCCATCGCCTGGGTGCAGGGCGCGATTCACGACATGAGCAAAGTCATCCGCCAGTTGATCGATTGCAGCGCCTATCTCGTCAAGCAGCCGGTGATCACCACGGATTTGCGCCAGGAGTTGCGCGGCCTGGAGCAGCGCTGGAGCGACAAGATCACCTTCCGCCTGGCGGCCATGCCGCAGCCGCTGCCGGTGGCGGTGATTTCCAAATTTCGCAACGCGCTCGACGAAGCCGTGTTGAACTCCATTGAAGCGGAAGCCACGCAAATCACCATTGCCGTCGAGACGCTGCCCTCGGTTGCCAGAGTCCGGATGCTGATGACCGACAATGGCCGCGGCATTCCGCTGGAGGACGTTACCAAGGTGTTTCTGCCGTTCTTCAAGACCAAGGGCGCGCCGCATTCCGGTTTGGGTTTGTGGAAGCTGTATCAGGTGATCAAGCAATGTGGCGGCGCCGCGGAAGTGGTGGCCCTGCCCCATGGCGGCACGCAGTTGCGTCTCACGCTGCCGCTGCAGAGTTCGGAGAACGACGAGGCCATGGTGGCGGCCCACCGGATGAGGATGACGGAACCGAGGTGA
- a CDS encoding ATP-binding protein, producing MTIFLLWLAVILFLLTCYLAYLWWHPARRSHFQVRLTTLFLLFAMVPSVPLLFAVSSLATSTIDMLLVPEVEATMLAAMQAMKQQSEERAARLVAAAQQEPATAEMLGRWQFDYYLTWRKTGDELQLSQAVARDEAARALAMTFTPERISESWGQRDSELLAQAGARPTHCRVWLPASAGEMALVGFAVAPEITLTKERLTQALRVYNSLAMIKERALQGELIWGGAAAMILVLCLLSVLAARVLSQRLSRPLEQLTHASLQVASGNLQVQAEATAKDEIRQLVDSFNHMINELRTSREKLVITERLAAWREVARQVAHEIKNPLTPIQLGLYRVRQRLDEAVVSQTAVQESFQSIEEELASLRHLAEAFSEFARLPKAELQPGNLNEVVQLTARLFQGAGGEIQIKTDLAPDIPPRPFDREQIKRLLNNLIKNALEASLAPTGTITISTRRADDKVRLTIADQGPGLSPEMLEKIFEPNFSTKRGGAGLGLTMVKRIVEEHGGTIAVESAAGKGTAFTIIV from the coding sequence ATGACAATCTTCCTCCTCTGGCTGGCAGTCATTCTTTTTCTCCTCACGTGTTATCTCGCTTACCTGTGGTGGCATCCCGCCCGGCGCTCACACTTTCAAGTGCGCTTGACCACCCTTTTTCTGCTGTTCGCGATGGTGCCCAGCGTGCCGCTGTTGTTTGCCGTCAGCTCGCTCGCCACCAGCACCATCGACATGCTGCTGGTTCCCGAAGTCGAAGCGACCATGCTCGCCGCGATGCAGGCCATGAAGCAGCAGTCTGAAGAGCGCGCCGCCCGGCTCGTGGCCGCGGCGCAGCAGGAGCCTGCCACCGCCGAAATGCTGGGCCGCTGGCAATTCGACTATTATCTCACCTGGCGCAAAACCGGCGACGAGCTGCAACTCAGCCAGGCCGTGGCCCGCGATGAAGCGGCGCGCGCGCTGGCCATGACCTTCACGCCCGAACGGATCAGCGAAAGCTGGGGCCAGCGCGACAGCGAATTGCTGGCGCAGGCAGGCGCGCGGCCGACGCATTGCCGCGTGTGGCTGCCGGCGAGTGCAGGGGAGATGGCATTGGTGGGTTTTGCCGTGGCCCCGGAGATCACGCTGACCAAGGAACGGTTGACCCAAGCCTTGCGCGTGTACAATTCCCTTGCGATGATCAAAGAGCGCGCGTTGCAGGGTGAGTTGATATGGGGAGGGGCCGCCGCGATGATTCTGGTGTTGTGCCTGCTCTCCGTGCTGGCCGCGCGCGTGCTGTCGCAGCGGTTGAGCCGGCCGCTGGAACAGCTCACGCATGCCAGTTTACAGGTGGCCAGCGGCAATTTGCAGGTGCAAGCCGAAGCTACGGCGAAAGATGAAATCCGCCAGCTTGTCGATTCCTTCAACCACATGATCAACGAACTGCGCACCAGCCGGGAGAAGCTGGTAATCACCGAGCGTCTCGCCGCCTGGCGGGAAGTGGCGCGCCAGGTGGCGCATGAGATCAAAAACCCGCTCACGCCGATTCAGCTCGGACTCTATCGCGTGCGCCAGCGTTTGGATGAAGCGGTTGTCTCGCAAACCGCGGTGCAGGAATCGTTTCAGAGCATTGAAGAAGAATTGGCCAGTTTGCGCCATCTCGCCGAGGCGTTTTCCGAGTTTGCGCGTTTGCCCAAAGCGGAATTGCAGCCGGGCAATTTGAATGAAGTGGTTCAACTGACGGCGCGATTGTTTCAAGGCGCGGGCGGCGAGATTCAGATCAAAACCGATCTGGCGCCGGATATTCCGCCGCGGCCGTTCGACCGCGAGCAAATCAAGCGCTTGTTGAACAATCTGATCAAGAATGCGCTGGAAGCGAGCCTCGCGCCCACCGGCACGATTACGATCAGCACGCGGCGCGCAGACGACAAAGTCCGCTTGACCATTGCAGATCAAGGTCCCGGACTTTCTCCGGAAATGCTGGAGAAAATCTTCGAGCCGAATTTCAGCACCAAACGCGGCGGCGCCGGCTTGGGATTGACGATGGTCAAGAGAATCGTCGAAGAACATGGCGGAACGATCGCGGTGGAAAGCGCGGCGGGGAAGGGGACGGCATTTACCATCATCGTTTAG
- a CDS encoding MoxR family ATPase has translation MSRSSQDLAVIEEVKHAHQAIVAEVSKVIVGQQEVIEQLLISLLANGHCLLVGVPGLAKTLLISTLARVLKLKFNRIQFTPDLMPSDITGTEIIEEDVSTGRKAFRFVHGPVFANIVLADEINRTPPKTQAALLQAMQEHEVSAAGQTHKLPEPFFVLATQNPIEQEGTYPLPEAQLDRFMFNLWVDYPSHAEEKLIVKTTTGGRVADLHAILEAEKILALQRLVREVPVADNVVDYAVNLARQTRPHQNGAPKFIQDWISWGAGPRASQYLVLGAKTRAILDGRPTPDIDDIRAVARPVLRHRLVTNFSAEAEGVTTVQIINDLIKNGR, from the coding sequence ATGAGCAGAAGTTCGCAGGATCTCGCGGTCATCGAAGAAGTCAAACATGCCCACCAGGCCATCGTCGCCGAAGTCAGCAAGGTCATCGTCGGCCAGCAGGAAGTGATCGAGCAGTTGTTGATTTCGCTGCTGGCCAACGGCCATTGTTTGCTCGTCGGCGTGCCCGGCCTCGCCAAGACCCTTCTCATCAGCACGCTGGCGCGCGTGCTCAAGCTCAAATTCAACCGGATTCAATTCACCCCGGACTTGATGCCCTCCGACATCACCGGCACGGAAATCATCGAAGAGGACGTCAGCACCGGCCGCAAGGCGTTCCGTTTCGTGCACGGGCCGGTGTTTGCGAACATTGTGCTCGCCGACGAGATCAACCGCACGCCGCCCAAAACCCAGGCAGCGCTGCTGCAGGCGATGCAGGAGCATGAAGTCTCCGCCGCCGGCCAGACGCACAAATTGCCGGAGCCGTTTTTCGTTTTGGCGACGCAGAACCCGATCGAGCAGGAAGGTACCTATCCGCTGCCCGAGGCGCAACTCGATCGCTTCATGTTCAACCTGTGGGTGGATTATCCCAGCCACGCAGAAGAAAAGCTGATCGTGAAGACCACCACCGGCGGCCGCGTCGCCGATCTGCATGCAATCCTGGAGGCGGAAAAGATCCTGGCGCTGCAACGGCTGGTGCGCGAAGTGCCGGTGGCCGACAATGTCGTGGATTATGCCGTCAATCTGGCGCGGCAAACGCGGCCGCATCAAAACGGCGCGCCGAAATTCATTCAGGACTGGATCAGTTGGGGCGCCGGCCCGCGCGCCTCGCAATATCTCGTGCTGGGCGCGAAAACGCGCGCGATTCTCGACGGCCGCCCGACGCCGGATATCGATGACATTCGCGCGGTGGCGCGGCCGGTGTTGCGCCATCGCCTGGTCACCAATTTCTCCGCGGAAGCCGAGGGCGTCACCACCGTACAGATCATCAACGACCTGATCAAGAACGGCCGTTGA
- a CDS encoding DUF4249 domain-containing protein, translated as MKSTPAAALLLLLTAAFLFACSEQPSEPNFAEKLVVNGFLRLGNGVDSIVVSRTVPIEAQFDAANSRIAGAVVRLRRLNDRWLTLRENAAAPGHHAAAPGVYFLPPESLRVAGGQTYELQVTALGQTVTAQTTVPPQISLLEANRGLRYGDRPLLASGDSVEYVSGKSFADAPLFSLFWPPLPGVSIYRVIADADNNDFSNIIRDTTTAANIFKGDLEKREEPFGFNIAFTPDFDPMSGRISWLYFNYYGWHTVRLLAMDEAYARYMQGQLDDNSQRETPKSNVVGGFGIFASYSEVNFRVYVKKGPRSEPGAPSP; from the coding sequence ATGAAGTCTACTCCGGCTGCCGCTCTGCTCCTGCTGTTGACCGCGGCGTTCTTGTTCGCCTGCAGCGAGCAGCCGAGCGAGCCGAACTTTGCAGAGAAGCTGGTGGTCAATGGCTTTCTCCGGCTGGGCAACGGCGTGGACAGCATCGTGGTGAGCCGAACGGTTCCCATTGAAGCGCAGTTCGACGCCGCCAATTCGCGCATTGCCGGCGCCGTGGTGCGGCTGCGCCGGCTAAATGACCGGTGGCTCACGCTGCGGGAAAATGCGGCCGCACCGGGTCACCACGCTGCAGCTCCCGGCGTGTATTTCCTGCCGCCGGAATCGTTGCGCGTGGCAGGCGGCCAGACCTATGAACTGCAGGTGACGGCACTCGGCCAAACCGTAACGGCGCAGACCACGGTGCCGCCGCAAATCAGCCTGCTCGAAGCGAATCGCGGCCTGCGCTATGGCGACCGGCCGCTGCTGGCGAGCGGCGATTCCGTCGAGTATGTTTCCGGCAAGAGCTTCGCGGACGCGCCGCTGTTCAGCCTGTTTTGGCCGCCGCTGCCGGGCGTGAGCATCTACCGGGTGATCGCGGATGCCGACAACAACGACTTCAGCAACATCATTCGCGACACCACCACCGCGGCCAACATTTTCAAGGGAGATTTGGAAAAGCGGGAGGAACCCTTTGGCTTCAACATTGCCTTCACGCCCGATTTTGACCCCATGTCCGGCCGCATCTCCTGGTTGTACTTCAACTACTACGGCTGGCACACAGTACGGCTGCTGGCAATGGACGAAGCCTACGCGCGCTACATGCAGGGCCAGCTCGATGACAACTCGCAGCGCGAAACGCCGAAGAGCAACGTCGTGGGCGGATTTGGCATCTTCGCCTCCTATTCCGAAGTCAACTTTCGCGTGTATGTCAAGAAAGGTCCGCGCTCGGAGCCGGGGGCACCATCACCATAA
- a CDS encoding YkgJ family cysteine cluster protein gives MPDDFYQDGLRFQCQPNCGACCSQPGEVYVNGAEAHRLATHLRLTAAQFRKRYLRRVHGRYSLRDRDAGGCIFLGEDLRCTVYDARPNQCRTYPFWPHLLASRLAWDWESLKCPGIGKGEMVPASRIKKLLQVDLK, from the coding sequence ATGCCCGATGACTTCTACCAAGACGGCTTGCGTTTTCAATGCCAGCCCAATTGCGGCGCCTGTTGCAGCCAGCCGGGCGAGGTGTATGTGAATGGCGCAGAGGCGCACCGCCTCGCCACGCACTTGCGGCTGACGGCCGCGCAGTTTCGCAAACGCTATTTGCGGCGCGTGCACGGCAGATACAGCTTGCGCGATCGCGACGCCGGCGGCTGCATCTTTTTGGGAGAAGATCTGCGCTGCACCGTGTACGACGCCCGGCCCAACCAATGCCGCACCTACCCGTTCTGGCCGCATCTCCTCGCCAGCCGGCTCGCCTGGGATTGGGAAAGTTTGAAATGCCCCGGCATCGGCAAGGGCGAGATGGTTCCCGCCAGCCGGATCAAGAAACTCCTTCAGGTTGACTTGAAGTGA
- a CDS encoding class A beta-lactamase-related serine hydrolase, whose product MPSPLHADTRAELDRYFQQLTDSLQAEICVALRDLETGREYFFNEKTMLHAASTMKVAVMIEVFRQAESGKFQLSDSLAVRNQFTSIVDGSPYRLDLGEDSDDSLYVALGGKMAIRELVRQMITVSSNLATNLLIELVRADSVMQTLHRLGIHELHVLRGVEDLKAYERGMNNRTNALALMLCLQAIAEGRAASPAGCEAMIAILQEQKFRQNIPAGVPPGFWVANKTGSITAIDHDCAIIGQAQRKPVVLAVLTHKIATHQQAYETIAHVTRHLFETLVLPAVPERLPVH is encoded by the coding sequence ATGCCCAGCCCCCTTCACGCCGACACTCGCGCCGAGCTGGACCGTTATTTCCAACAGCTCACCGACAGCCTGCAGGCAGAAATCTGCGTGGCCCTGCGCGATTTGGAAACCGGCCGCGAGTACTTTTTCAACGAAAAGACCATGCTGCATGCCGCGAGCACGATGAAGGTCGCGGTGATGATCGAAGTCTTCCGCCAGGCGGAGTCGGGAAAATTCCAACTCAGCGATTCGCTTGCCGTGCGCAATCAGTTCACCAGCATCGTCGATGGCTCGCCCTACCGCCTGGACTTGGGAGAGGACAGCGATGATTCCCTCTACGTCGCGCTCGGCGGCAAAATGGCCATCCGCGAGCTTGTCCGCCAGATGATCACGGTGAGCAGCAATCTCGCCACCAACCTGCTGATCGAACTGGTGCGGGCCGACAGCGTCATGCAAACGCTGCATCGCCTCGGCATTCATGAGCTGCACGTGCTGCGCGGCGTGGAAGATCTCAAAGCCTACGAGCGGGGTATGAACAATCGCACCAATGCCCTCGCGCTCATGCTCTGCCTGCAGGCCATTGCCGAAGGCCGCGCCGCCAGTCCCGCCGGTTGTGAGGCGATGATTGCGATTCTGCAGGAGCAAAAATTCAGACAAAACATTCCCGCGGGTGTGCCGCCGGGTTTTTGGGTGGCCAACAAAACCGGCTCGATTACCGCCATCGATCATGATTGCGCCATCATCGGGCAGGCCCAGCGCAAACCGGTGGTGCTGGCCGTGCTCACGCACAAAATCGCCACGCACCAACAAGCCTACGAAACCATTGCCCATGTCACCCGGCACCTGTTCGAGACGCTCGTGCTGCCCGCTGTGCCGGAACGCCTGCCGGTGCATTGA
- a CDS encoding DUF58 domain-containing protein: MPTEPLYKKYLKATTISRLKNMHLRARLVVEGFITGLHRSPYHGFSVEFAEHRQYMPGDEIRHLDWKVYGKTDRFYVKQFEEETNLKSYVVVDQSASMGLAPSGGVSKFQYASFLAAALSYLMIHQRDAVGLTLFNQKITQHLPPRSVMSYLTRLLSTLENAQPGGHADWASSLHQVAEQIKRRGLVILLSDFLPRDLDNEPKQILTGLKHFRHRHHEVLAFQVLDRRDYRFDFRDDAIFEDVESGVRLPTQPLHIRAAVQKEIDEYLAWFKRQCRENRIDYTLLDTATTFDQGLMAYLLKRKHLG; the protein is encoded by the coding sequence ATGCCGACCGAACCGCTCTACAAAAAATATCTCAAAGCCACCACCATCTCGCGGCTGAAGAACATGCACCTGCGCGCGCGTTTGGTGGTGGAGGGCTTCATCACCGGCCTGCACCGCAGCCCCTACCACGGCTTCAGCGTCGAATTTGCCGAACACCGGCAATACATGCCAGGCGATGAAATCCGCCATCTCGACTGGAAAGTCTACGGCAAAACCGACCGCTTCTACGTCAAGCAATTCGAAGAGGAGACCAACCTCAAGAGCTACGTGGTGGTGGATCAGTCGGCGTCGATGGGACTCGCGCCCAGCGGCGGCGTGAGCAAGTTTCAATACGCCAGCTTTCTCGCCGCCGCCCTGAGCTATCTCATGATTCACCAGCGTGATGCCGTGGGCCTGACGTTGTTCAATCAGAAAATCACGCAGCACCTGCCGCCGCGCTCGGTGATGAGCTACCTCACCCGGCTGCTGAGCACGCTGGAAAATGCCCAGCCGGGCGGCCACGCCGATTGGGCCAGTTCGCTGCATCAAGTCGCCGAACAAATCAAGCGCCGCGGCCTGGTGATTTTGCTCTCGGATTTCCTGCCGCGCGATCTCGACAACGAACCGAAACAGATTCTCACCGGCCTCAAGCATTTTCGCCATCGCCATCACGAAGTGCTGGCGTTTCAGGTGCTCGACCGGCGGGACTATCGCTTCGACTTTCGCGACGACGCCATCTTCGAAGACGTGGAATCCGGTGTGCGCCTGCCGACCCAGCCGCTGCACATCCGCGCCGCGGTGCAAAAGGAAATCGACGAGTACCTCGCCTGGTTCAAGCGCCAATGCCGCGAGAACCGCATCGACTACACGCTGCTCGACACCGCCACCACCTTCGATCAGGGCTTGATGGCGTACCTGTTGAAGCGAAAACACCTGGGGTAG
- a CDS encoding Rdx family protein, giving the protein MEREIRSHFPQAAVELIEGSHGIFDVKQDGRLLYSKHDTGRFPQSREILMKLK; this is encoded by the coding sequence TTGGAGCGCGAGATTAGATCGCATTTCCCTCAGGCTGCCGTCGAGTTGATCGAAGGCAGCCACGGCATTTTTGACGTGAAGCAGGACGGCCGTTTGCTCTATTCGAAGCATGACACCGGCCGTTTTCCCCAAAGCCGTGAAATCCTCATGAAGCTGAAGTGA